The window CTTGTCGCGCAACAGGCCATCCAGCCCCTCCTCGGCGAAGCGCTGCTGCCAGCGCCACACCATGGGGCGGCTCACGCCAGCCTGCCGGGCCACCTCCAGCACGGGCAGACGCTCGTCCGACAGCAGCACAATGCGGGCACTGAACCGCCCCGGGTTTCCCGGAGGCTCCTGATCTTGCGAGACTGGAGCCATGACGAAGCGCACACCCCCGTTTTCTCCCGAGGTCCGCGAGCGCGCGGTCCGGATGGTGCAGGAGCATCAAGGCGAGCACAGCTCGCGGCACGCGGCCATTCGTTCGATCGCGTCCAAGATCGGCTGTTCGGGGGAAACCCTGCGCAATTGGATCAAGGAAGCAGAGAGCAGCAAAGCCGCGAGGCTTGGCCCTGCATCGGACGAGCGCGAGCGCATCAAGGCGCTGGAACGCGAAGTCCGCGAGCTGCGGCAGGCGAATGAGATCCTGCGCAAGGCGAGCGCGTATTTTGCCATGGCGGAGCTCGACCGCCGCTCACGGACATGAAAGCCTTCATCGACGAGCATCGGGATGCTCATGGGGTCGAGCCGATCTGCAAAGTGTTGCCGATCGCCCCGTCGACGTACCACGCGCACGCGGCCCGGCAGGCCGACCCCACCAAGCGATCGGCGCGGGCCAGGAGCGATGCGACGCTGATGGTCGAGATCCGCCGCGTGTTCGACGAGAACTTCGGCGTCTACGGGGTGCGGAAGATCTGGCGGCAACTCGACCGCGAGGGCATCCGCGTCGCCCGCTGCACGGTGGCGCGCCTGATGCGTGTCTTGGGGCTGCAAGGGGTTGTGAGGGGAAGAAAGGCCCGCACCACAGTGCCGGATCCCTCGGCGGCTTGCCCGCTCGACCGGGTGAACCGGCAGTTCAAGGCCCCTCGTCCCAACGCGCTGTGGGTGTCGGACTTCACCTATGTCGCGACCTGGTCCGGGTTCGTCTATGTGGCTTTTGTCATCGACGTGTTCGCCCGCCGCATTGTTGGCTGGCGAGCTTCGCGCTCCGCTCAGACCAGCTTCGTGCTGGACGCCCTGGAGCAGGCCCTACACCAGCGCCGACCTGTCGGCGCTCTCATTCATCACTCTGACCGTGGAGTACAATACGTCAGCATAAAATACACAGAACGACTTGCCGAAGCCGGCATCGAACCCTCTGTCGGCAGCATAGGAGACAGTTACGACAACGCCCTCGCTGAAACCATCAACGGCCTGTTCAAGGCCGAGGTGATCCATCGGCGGGGTCCATGGCGGTCGTTCGAGGCCGTCGAATATGCCACACTTGAGTGGGTCGACTGGTACAATCACCGCAGGCTGCTCGAGCCGATCGGCAACGTTCCGCCGGCCGAAGCCGAAGCAGCCTTCTACGCCGCGCTTGAGGCCCCCCCGATGGCGGCGTAAATTCCAAGCCAATCAGCCTCCGAGAAACCCGGGGCGGTTCAACTTCCACGTGGTGTTCACCCTGCCGGCCTCCATCGCCACCATCGCGTTCACCAATAAGGCCGCGGTCTACGACCTGTTGTTCAAAGCCGCGGCCGAGACCGTCACCACGGTGGCGGCGGATCCCAGGCACCTGGGCGCCCGCATCGGGCTCACCGCCGTGCTGCACACCTGGGGATCGGCGCTCACCCACCATCCGCACGTGCACATGATCGTGCCCGGCGGTGGCCTGTCGCCTGACGGAACGCGCTGGATCGCCTGCAGGCCCGGCTTCTT is drawn from Lichenibacterium dinghuense and contains these coding sequences:
- a CDS encoding IS3 family transposase (programmed frameshift), whose product is MTKRTPPFSPEVRERAVRMVQEHQGEHSSRHAAIRSIASKIGCSGETLRNWIKEAESSKAARLGPASDERERIKALEREVRELRQANEILRKASAYFCHGGARPPLTDMKAFIDEHRDAHGVEPICKVLPIAPSTYHAHAARQADPTKRSARARSDATLMVEIRRVFDENFGVYGVRKIWRQLDREGIRVARCTVARLMRVLGLQGVVRGRKARTTVPDPSAACPLDRVNRQFKAPRPNALWVSDFTYVATWSGFVYVAFVIDVFARRIVGWRASRSAQTSFVLDALEQALHQRRPVGALIHHSDRGVQYVSIKYTERLAEAGIEPSVGSIGDSYDNALAETINGLFKAEVIHRRGPWRSFEAVEYATLEWVDWYNHRRLLEPIGNVPPAEAEAAFYAALEAPPMAA